AAAACGCCATCGTTTTCGGGTTTCCGAACAGCGTTGTGGTGGTTGCCACGTGCCAGATCGCCAGGATGACGGCAGCGACCAGCACCTGCAGGGAGAAGAGAAGCATGCGGTTCATCGGGCAGCCCCGCTTGTCTGCCGGTAAGCGGTCATCACCTCGTCGCGCAGCGCCTCCCAGATCTCGCGGTGGAGTTCGTTGAACGTCGCGTCGTGGCGGATGTCGGCAATGTCGCGCGGGCGGGCGAGCGGCACCCTGAAATCACCGATAATGTGCGACCGGGGGCCGGCCGACATGATCAACACCCTGTCGGCAAGGGCAATCGCCTCATCCAGATCGTGGGTGACAAACAGGACAGCCTTGCGATCCTCCGACCACAGTTTCAGCAGCAGATCTCCCATGATCTGGCGCGTCTGGGCATCGAGCGGACCGAAGGGCTCGTCCATCAGCAGGATCTTCGGGTTGCGGATCAAGACCTGGGCAAGGCCGGTGCGCTTGCGCTGGCCGCCGGAGAGCGTTGCTGGAAAGCGGTCGGCAAAAGCACCAAGCCCAACGCGCTCCAGCCATTGGAGCGCCGTCCGCCGGGCGTCGATCGAGGGCTTACCTGCAACCTCCAGGCCGATCGCGACGTTTTCGAGAACAGTCTTCCACGGCATCAGGGCGTCTTGCTGGAAGAGATAGCCTGCTTCGCGGTTCAAGCCCTTCAATGGTTTTCCTAAGATCTCCACCGATCCCGAGGCGGGCGCGAGAAGACCGGCAACGGCGTTGAGAAGCGTGGACTTGCCGCATCCCGTCGGCCCAACGATGGCCAGGAATTCATGCTCGTCGATATCGATATTCGTCGGGGCGACGGCTTCGTATTGCTTCTTCCCGACGTGGCCGAATGAAATCGCCACATTCTTCAGACTGACCGCTCTTGAGGAGGCTGACGTCATGCCGTGCGTTCCTCTCTCGACTGCCCCTTACCGTCCCAGGAACTTGATGCGCCTATTTGCTTCACAAAATCAAAGCCCCGTTCTGCCGTCAATCTCCTCGGCGGACTATAGCCGAGACATTATTGGCAAATTATGTCAGCTCTATCCCGTGGTAGCGAGGCAGAAGAAAGGCGCTTTCTCGTGCATCAGCGGCTTGCGTTGCGTGGATCGAGCAGGTCGCGCAGGCCGTCGCCGAGCATGTTGAAGCCGAATACGGATAGGGCGATGGCAAGGCCGGGCAGGATCGCAAGCCAGGGGGCCAGCGCCAGATAGGTCTGCGCATCGGCCAGCATGCGCCCCCACGTCGGGGCCGGCGGGGAAAGTCCCAGCCCCAGGAAACTGAGCCCTGCCTCGGTCAGGATCGCAAGCCCCAGCTGGATGGTTGCCTGGACGATGATCTGGCTGGCGATATTCGGCAGCACGTGCCGAACGGAGATGGCAAGGCGGGTATTGCCGAGCGCGCGGGCGGCGAGAACGTAGTCCCGGCTCCAGGCCTGCAGGGCGCTTGCCATGCTGACGCGGGCAAAGACCGGGATCATGAAGGTGGCGATCGCCAGGATCGCCGTCAGACGACCGGGCCCGAGAAAAGCCCCGAGCAGCATTGCAGACAGGATCGGCGGCAGGGCGAAAACTACATCGCACATCCGCATCGTCACGGCTTCGAAGGCGCCACGCAGGGCCGCCGCCGTGATGCCGATGGCAGAGCCGAGCGTGCCGCCGATGGCGACCGAGACGATGGCGATCGACAGGGAATTCCAGCATCCGACCATCAGCATCGACAGCACGTCGCGTCCGAACTGGTCGGTGCCGAGCAGGCCGTAGGCGAGCGGCGGCTGCAGCTTGTGGGCGATCTGCATTTTAGCCGGTGACGCCGGCGTCCAGGCAAGCGACAGCAGCGCCACCGCAATCTGCAGCACAACAAGGGTGGCGCCGGCAACGAGCGCTTTTCGCCGGCGGTAGGCGCCGATGTCGGGGAAAAAGTCGGCCACCATCTCAGCCTCCTTTTCGCAGGCGAGGATCGATCGCCAGATAGGAGAGGTCGATGAGGAAGTTCATGACGATCACGAGCGTTGCAAAGAACAGCACGACATCTTGGAGGACGATGACGTCTCGTTGCGACAGAGCCTGAAGCGCCAGCCTTCCGAGGCCCGGAAGATTGAAGACGTTTTCGACGAGAACCGCACCCGCCACCAGGAAGGTGAACTGCAACCCGAGCACCGTCAGGATGGGGATCAGCGCGTTCGGTACGGACTGTCGCCAAAGCACGGCTCTGTCGGAGAGGCCCTTTGCCCTTGCCGTGCGGGTGAAATCCTCGTGCGTGGTCTCGATCACAGCTGCTCTGGTCACGCGGGTTAGCACCCCCGCCTGCGGCAGCGCCAGGGCAACGGCCGGCATCAGCAGTGCCTTGACGGCAGGCCAGAAGCCGCCGCTCCAGCCGGGAAAGCCGCCCGAAGGCATAAGCCCCAGCGTGGACGAAAACAGCATGATCAGCAACAGCGCCACCCAGAAGGCAGGTACGGCGATGCTGACCTCGGCTATGACAGAGGCGACCCAGTCGAACAGCCCACCCCGGCGCGATGCAGCGAGCGCGCCGAGCGGAATGGCGATGGCCATGGAGATGAGGACTGCACCAAGCGCCAGCGGCAGCGTGACGGCCAGCCGTTCGACGATGAGGCTG
This genomic interval from Rhizobium tumorigenes contains the following:
- a CDS encoding ABC transporter ATP-binding protein, producing MTSASSRAVSLKNVAISFGHVGKKQYEAVAPTNIDIDEHEFLAIVGPTGCGKSTLLNAVAGLLAPASGSVEILGKPLKGLNREAGYLFQQDALMPWKTVLENVAIGLEVAGKPSIDARRTALQWLERVGLGAFADRFPATLSGGQRKRTGLAQVLIRNPKILLMDEPFGPLDAQTRQIMGDLLLKLWSEDRKAVLFVTHDLDEAIALADRVLIMSAGPRSHIIGDFRVPLARPRDIADIRHDATFNELHREIWEALRDEVMTAYRQTSGAAR
- a CDS encoding ABC transporter permease → MVADFFPDIGAYRRRKALVAGATLVVLQIAVALLSLAWTPASPAKMQIAHKLQPPLAYGLLGTDQFGRDVLSMLMVGCWNSLSIAIVSVAIGGTLGSAIGITAAALRGAFEAVTMRMCDVVFALPPILSAMLLGAFLGPGRLTAILAIATFMIPVFARVSMASALQAWSRDYVLAARALGNTRLAISVRHVLPNIASQIIVQATIQLGLAILTEAGLSFLGLGLSPPAPTWGRMLADAQTYLALAPWLAILPGLAIALSVFGFNMLGDGLRDLLDPRNASR
- a CDS encoding ABC transporter permease, producing the protein MIALIARRLAGLLATLMIVSLLLFTVVDLMPGDQASIMLGTSASPETLASLRHQLGLDQPLPLRYGHWLAGVATGDLGQSSTYSVPVASLIVERLAVTLPLALGAVLISMAIAIPLGALAASRRGGLFDWVASVIAEVSIAVPAFWVALLLIMLFSSTLGLMPSGGFPGWSGGFWPAVKALLMPAVALALPQAGVLTRVTRAAVIETTHEDFTRTARAKGLSDRAVLWRQSVPNALIPILTVLGLQFTFLVAGAVLVENVFNLPGLGRLALQALSQRDVIVLQDVVLFFATLVIVMNFLIDLSYLAIDPRLRKGG